Proteins encoded in a region of the Orcinus orca chromosome X, mOrcOrc1.1, whole genome shotgun sequence genome:
- the LOC101286596 gene encoding 40-kDa huntingtin-associated protein, with the protein MAASAAGLGGGAGPGPEAGDFLARYRQVCNKLKKRFLRKPNVAEAGEQFGQLGRELRAQECLPYAAWCQLAVARCQQALFHGPGEALALTEAARLFLRQERDARQRLACPAAYGEPLQAAAAALGAAVRLHLELGQPAAAAALCLELAAALRDLGQPAAAAGHFQRAAQLQLPQLPLAALQALGDAASCQLLARDYSGALALFTRMQLLAREYGSHPVPPPGPQPPPQPQPKPPAPQPGAGAASAPPLALLLSGAGAAAAAAPSPAALGAFADVLVRCEVSRVLLLLLLQPPPAKLLPEHAHTLEKYSWEAFDGHGQDSSGPLPEELFLLLQSLVMATHEKDTEAVKSLQVEMWPLLSAEQNHLLHLVLQETISPSGQGI; encoded by the coding sequence ATGGCGGCTTCCGCGGCCGGCCTGGGTGGCGGTGCGGGCCCCGGGCCTGAGGCCGGGGACTTCCTGGCGCGCTACCGCCAGGTGTGCAACAAGCTGAAGAAGCGGTTCCTGCGGAAGCCTAACGTGGCGGAGGCCGGCGAGCAGTTCGGCCAGCTGGGTCGCGAGCTGCGCGCACAGGAGTGCCTGCCGTACGCGGCCTGGTGCCAGCTGGCCGTGGCCCGCTGCCAGCAGGCGCTCTTCCACGGGCCCGGGGAGGCGCTGGCGCTGACCGAGGCCGCGCGCCTCTTCCTGCGGCAGGAGCGCGACGCGCGCCAGCGCTTGGCCTGCCCCGCCGCCTACGGGGAGCCGCTGCAGGCCGCTGCCGCCGCCCTGGGCGCCGCCGTGCGCCTGCACCTGGAGCTAGGCCAGCCGGCTGCCGCCGCCGCGCTCTGCCTCGAGCTGGCGGCCGCCCTGCGCGACCTGGGCCAgccggccgccgccgccggccaCTTCCAACGCGCCGCGCAGCTGCAGCTGCCCCAGCTGCCCCTGGCCGCCTTGCAGGCGCTCGGCGACGCCGCGTCCTGCCAGCTGCTGGCGCGCGACTACAGCGGCGCCCTGGCGCTCTTCACGCGCATGCAGCTCCTGGCGCGGGAGTACGGCAGCCACCCGGTGCCGCCGCCGGGGCCGCAGCCCCCGCCGCAGCCGCAGCCCAAGCCGCCGGCGCCGCAGCCCGGGGCCGGCGCGGCCTCCGCCCCACCGCTCGCGCTGCTCCTGTCCGGCGCGGGGGCCGCGGCCGCGGCCGCGCCCTCCCCCGCCGCGCTGGGCGCCTTCGCCGACGTGCTGGTCCGCTGCGAGGTGTCCCgcgtgctgctgctgctgctcctgcagCCGCCGCCTGCCAAGCTCCTGCCGGAGCATGCGCACACCCTGGAGAAGTACTCCTGGGAGGCCTTCGACGGCCACGGGCAGGACAGCAGCGGCCCGCTTCCCGAGGAGCTCTTCCTGCTGCTGCAGTCCTTGGTCATGGCCACCCACGAGAAGGACACGGAAGCCGTCAAGTCGCTGCAGGTGGAGATGTGGCCCCTGTTGAGCGCCGAGCAGAACCACCTCCTGCACCTCGTTCTGCAGGAAACCATCTCCCCGTCGGGCCAGGGGATCTGA